One genomic segment of Helianthus annuus cultivar XRQ/B chromosome 14, HanXRQr2.0-SUNRISE, whole genome shotgun sequence includes these proteins:
- the LOC110881030 gene encoding uncharacterized protein LOC110881030, with amino-acid sequence MCREEKMVKVEKGSDVAEKIVVAVKASKEIPKTALVWALTHVVQPGHCITLLVVLPAQSSGRKLWGFPRFTGDCASGHRKSYLGTSSKQKIDLMDSCSQMIYR; translated from the exons ATGTGTAGAGAAGAGAAGATGGTGAAGGTGGAAAAGGGATCAGATGTCGCTGAGAAAATAGTTGTTGCGGTGAAGGCATCTAAGGAAATCCCGAAGACCGCTTTGGTTTGGGCTTTGACTCATGTGGTTCAACCAGGGCATTGTATTACATTGCTTGTGGTCTTGCCTGCACAAAGTTCTG GTAGGAAACTATGGGGTTTTCCAAGATTTACCGGGGACTGCGCCAGTGGCCACAGAAAATCTTATTTGGGAACAAGTTCAAAACAGAAAATCGATCTTATGGATTCCTGCTCTCAAATGATTTACCGCTGA